In Halopseudomonas nanhaiensis, a single window of DNA contains:
- a CDS encoding fumarate hydratase: MAVIKQDDLIQSVADALQYISYYHPVDFIQAVHEAYLREESPAARDAMAQILINSRMCATGHRPICQDTGIVTVFVKVGMNVRWDGATMGLDDMINEGVRRAYNLPENVLRASILADPAGKRTNTKDNTPAVIHYEVVPGDTVEFHVAAKGGGSENKSKMVMLNPSDSIVDWVVKTVPTMGAGWCPPGMLGIGIGGTAEKAAVLAKESLMDSIDIHELRKRGPQNRVEELRLEIMEKVNALGIGAQGLGGLTTVLDIKIKDYPTHAASLPVCMIPNCAATRHAHFVLDGSGPAVLEAPPMDAYPDITWEVGSGVRRVNLDTVTPEDVLSWKSGETVLLSGKMLTGRDAAHKRMVDMLNKGEQLPVDLKGRFIYYVGPVDPVRDEVVGPAGPTTATRMDKFTRQILDQTGLLGMIGKSERGPIAIEAIKDHKAVYLMAVGGAAYLVAQAIKKADVIAFPELGMEAVYEFEVKDMPVTVAVDTTGESAHITGPQIWQKKIAESLAVEV, encoded by the coding sequence ATGGCCGTAATCAAGCAAGACGACCTGATTCAGAGCGTGGCCGACGCGCTGCAATACATTTCCTATTACCATCCGGTTGATTTCATTCAGGCCGTGCACGAAGCCTATCTGCGTGAAGAATCGCCCGCGGCGCGTGACGCCATGGCCCAGATCCTGATCAACTCGCGCATGTGCGCCACCGGACATCGACCCATCTGCCAGGACACCGGCATCGTCACGGTCTTCGTCAAGGTCGGGATGAACGTGCGCTGGGATGGTGCCACCATGGGCCTGGACGACATGATCAACGAAGGCGTACGTCGCGCCTACAACCTGCCGGAAAACGTGCTGCGCGCATCGATTCTGGCTGATCCGGCGGGCAAGCGCACCAACACCAAGGACAACACGCCTGCGGTCATTCACTATGAAGTCGTACCCGGCGACACGGTCGAGTTCCACGTCGCGGCCAAGGGCGGCGGCTCGGAAAACAAGTCGAAGATGGTCATGCTCAACCCGTCCGACTCGATCGTCGACTGGGTGGTCAAGACCGTGCCGACCATGGGCGCCGGCTGGTGCCCGCCAGGCATGCTCGGCATCGGCATCGGTGGTACCGCCGAGAAGGCTGCGGTGCTGGCCAAGGAATCACTGATGGACTCCATCGACATTCACGAGCTGCGCAAGCGCGGCCCGCAGAACCGTGTCGAGGAGCTGCGCCTGGAAATCATGGAGAAGGTCAACGCGCTGGGCATCGGCGCTCAGGGTCTCGGCGGCCTCACCACGGTGCTGGACATCAAGATCAAGGATTATCCGACCCACGCAGCCAGCCTGCCGGTCTGCATGATTCCCAACTGTGCAGCGACCCGCCACGCGCATTTCGTGCTCGATGGCAGCGGCCCGGCCGTGCTCGAAGCGCCGCCGATGGACGCCTATCCGGACATCACCTGGGAAGTCGGCAGTGGCGTCCGTCGGGTGAATCTGGATACCGTCACGCCCGAAGACGTGCTCAGCTGGAAGAGCGGCGAGACCGTACTGCTGTCCGGCAAGATGCTCACCGGTCGCGATGCGGCGCACAAGCGCATGGTCGACATGCTCAACAAGGGCGAGCAGTTGCCGGTCGATCTCAAGGGCCGGTTCATCTACTACGTTGGCCCGGTTGATCCGGTGCGCGACGAGGTCGTCGGACCTGCCGGCCCCACCACCGCAACCCGTATGGACAAGTTCACCCGCCAGATTCTGGATCAGACCGGTCTGCTGGGCATGATCGGCAAGTCCGAGCGCGGCCCGATTGCGATCGAAGCGATCAAGGATCACAAGGCTGTGTATCTGATGGCAGTCGGTGGCGCGGCGTACCTGGTCGCTCAGGCGATCAAGAAAGCCGATGTCATCGCCTTCCCGGAGCTGGGCATGGAAGCGGTCTACGAGTTCGAGGTCAAGGACATGCCGGTCACCGTGGCCGTCGACACCACTGGCGAGTCAGCGCATATCACCGGCCCGCAGATCTGGCAGAAGAAGATCGCCGAAAGTCTTGCCGTGGAAGTGTGA
- the pyk gene encoding pyruvate kinase, which produces MTLRRTKIVATLGPASTSPECIAALIDAGMDVARLNFSHGTADEHRERARLVRELAADRGRHVALLGDLQGPKIRIARFSEGQTHLEVGDNFRLSTSHPLDEGNHDVVGIDYPQLVDDCRAGDELLLDDGRIVLRVDSVGRDEVRCTVTAGGTLSNHKGINRRGGGLSADALTDKDRADIVLAAELNMEYVAVSFPRDAADMHLARKLLTDSESQAWLIAKIERAEAVADQAALDGLIEASDGVMVARGDLGVEIGDAELVGIQKLIISRARAQNKVVITATQMMESMISSPLPTRAEVSDVANAALDYTDAVMLSAESAAGKFPIEAVKAMARVCVGAEKHPTSQQSGHRLHEKFERCDETIALAAMYAGNHFPGVTAVITLTETGHTPLIMSRIRSPLPIFALSPNTQTLGKVAMMRGVQSIYFNPSELNSQDVNHEAVNRLLQLGHVKAGDWVILTKGDVYNSRGGTNSMKLLHVGERLV; this is translated from the coding sequence ATGACACTGCGCCGCACCAAGATTGTCGCCACCCTCGGGCCGGCCAGTACCAGCCCGGAGTGTATCGCAGCCCTGATCGATGCAGGGATGGATGTTGCCAGGCTGAACTTTTCCCATGGCACGGCCGATGAGCACCGCGAGCGCGCGCGACTGGTGCGCGAGCTCGCCGCCGACCGCGGCCGGCACGTCGCGCTACTGGGCGATCTGCAGGGGCCGAAGATCCGGATTGCCCGTTTCAGTGAGGGCCAGACTCATCTCGAGGTCGGCGACAACTTCCGCCTGTCCACCTCGCACCCACTGGACGAGGGCAACCACGACGTGGTCGGCATCGACTATCCGCAACTGGTCGACGACTGCCGCGCCGGCGACGAACTGCTGCTCGATGACGGGCGGATCGTCCTGCGGGTCGACAGCGTCGGCCGCGACGAGGTCCGCTGTACGGTCACCGCCGGCGGCACGCTGTCCAACCACAAGGGCATCAACCGCCGCGGCGGCGGCCTCTCGGCGGATGCGCTGACCGACAAGGATCGTGCGGACATTGTCCTTGCTGCCGAACTGAACATGGAATACGTCGCGGTATCCTTTCCTCGGGACGCCGCAGACATGCACCTTGCCCGCAAACTGTTGACCGATTCCGAATCCCAGGCCTGGCTGATCGCCAAGATCGAGCGCGCCGAGGCGGTGGCGGATCAGGCAGCGCTGGACGGCCTGATCGAGGCCAGTGACGGGGTCATGGTCGCCCGTGGCGATCTGGGTGTGGAGATCGGCGATGCCGAGCTGGTTGGCATTCAGAAGCTGATCATCAGCCGCGCCCGGGCGCAGAACAAGGTAGTGATCACCGCTACGCAGATGATGGAGTCGATGATCAGCAGCCCGCTGCCGACCCGCGCCGAAGTCTCGGATGTGGCCAACGCCGCTCTGGACTACACCGACGCGGTCATGCTTTCGGCTGAAAGCGCTGCGGGTAAATTCCCCATCGAAGCGGTCAAGGCGATGGCGCGCGTATGCGTTGGCGCGGAAAAGCACCCGACCAGTCAGCAGTCCGGCCACCGTCTTCACGAGAAATTCGAGCGCTGCGATGAAACCATCGCACTGGCAGCGATGTACGCCGGCAACCACTTTCCCGGCGTTACTGCAGTGATCACGCTGACCGAGACCGGCCACACGCCACTGATCATGTCACGCATCCGCTCACCTCTGCCGATCTTCGCGCTATCGCCCAATACGCAGACGCTGGGCAAGGTCGCGATGATGCGTGGCGTACAGTCGATCTACTTCAACCCGTCCGAACTCAACTCGCAGGACGTCAATCACGAGGCGGTCAATCGGCTGCTGCAGTTGGGGCACGTCAAGGCAGGGGATTGGGTCATTCTCACCAAGGGCGATGTGTACAACTCGCGCGGGGGAACTAACTCGATGAAACTGCTGCATGTTGGGGAGCGGTTGGTTTAG
- the edd gene encoding phosphogluconate dehydratase, with amino-acid sequence MHPRVSEVTERVRERSKGSRQAYLQQMNEAGDRPRGRRGLSCGNVAHAMAACPAGDKDRLRMMDEVNLGIVTAYNDMLSAHQPYERFPSLIRDALRAFGATGQVAGGVPAMCDGVTQGEPGMELSLHSRDVIAMATAVALSHNMFDAALCLGVCDKIVPGLLMGALRFGHLPVVFVPAGPMPSGLPNSEKAAVRQRFAEGKATREELLDAESLSYHAPGTCTFYGTANTNQMLLEAMGLQLPGSSFVNPDTTMRDALTVHAAEQGARLARSGTGRLASIVDERAIVNALVTLLATGGSTNLTLHLVAIAQCAGIIIDWDDMARLSEVVPTLAHIYPNGKADINQFQAAGGTAWLFRHLLDAQLLHADVDTILGPGLEQYTREPHLQDGRLAWREGPAASLDASILRAPAEPFSADGGLRLVQGPLGRGVIKTSAVAAEHWLVEAPCRVFEDQDEFVVAFKAGELEQDVIAVLRFQGPAANGMPELHKLTPYLGVLQDRGFRVALVTDGRMSGASGKVPAVIHLYPEAARGGALAYLQDGDRLRLDAAEGTLTLVNPHVLDGRVPVVAREPVKRGMGRELFGFMRQSLSVAEQGASSFTSSLAEEDNVRSDY; translated from the coding sequence ATGCATCCCCGTGTCAGCGAAGTTACAGAACGCGTGCGCGAGCGCAGTAAAGGCTCACGCCAGGCGTATCTGCAGCAGATGAACGAGGCCGGCGATCGCCCCCGCGGTCGCCGCGGCTTGTCGTGCGGCAATGTGGCCCATGCGATGGCCGCCTGTCCGGCCGGCGACAAGGACCGGCTGCGCATGATGGATGAGGTCAACCTTGGCATCGTCACGGCCTACAACGACATGCTCTCCGCGCATCAGCCCTATGAGCGTTTCCCCAGCCTGATTCGCGACGCGTTGCGCGCCTTCGGCGCGACCGGCCAGGTGGCCGGCGGCGTGCCGGCGATGTGTGATGGCGTGACTCAGGGTGAGCCTGGCATGGAGCTGTCGCTGCACAGTCGCGACGTCATTGCCATGGCCACCGCTGTGGCCCTGTCGCACAACATGTTCGACGCTGCGTTGTGCCTCGGAGTCTGCGACAAGATTGTCCCGGGTCTGCTGATGGGCGCCTTGCGCTTCGGGCACCTGCCGGTGGTCTTCGTGCCGGCCGGACCCATGCCGTCCGGCCTGCCGAACAGTGAAAAGGCAGCGGTACGCCAGCGTTTCGCCGAAGGCAAGGCGACCCGTGAAGAACTGCTCGACGCCGAAAGTCTGTCCTATCATGCGCCGGGCACCTGCACCTTCTACGGCACTGCCAACACCAACCAGATGTTGCTCGAAGCCATGGGCCTGCAATTGCCAGGCTCGTCTTTCGTCAATCCTGACACGACCATGCGTGACGCACTGACGGTTCATGCGGCAGAGCAGGGCGCACGTCTGGCCCGGAGCGGAACGGGCAGGCTCGCCTCCATCGTCGACGAGCGCGCCATCGTCAATGCGCTGGTCACGTTGCTGGCAACTGGCGGATCGACCAATCTTACGCTGCACCTGGTAGCCATCGCCCAGTGCGCAGGCATCATCATTGACTGGGACGACATGGCCCGCCTGTCGGAGGTGGTGCCGACGCTGGCGCACATCTACCCCAACGGCAAGGCCGACATCAACCAGTTTCAGGCCGCCGGCGGCACGGCCTGGCTGTTCCGCCATCTGTTGGACGCGCAGCTGTTGCATGCCGACGTCGACACTATCCTCGGTCCGGGCCTGGAGCAGTACACGCGTGAGCCGCACTTGCAGGATGGGCGTCTCGCCTGGCGCGAAGGCCCGGCGGCGAGTCTGGATGCCAGCATCCTGCGCGCTCCGGCCGAGCCGTTCAGTGCCGATGGCGGGCTACGGCTGGTGCAGGGGCCGTTGGGTCGTGGAGTGATCAAGACCTCTGCCGTCGCTGCCGAGCATTGGCTGGTTGAGGCGCCGTGTCGGGTATTCGAGGATCAGGATGAGTTCGTCGTTGCGTTCAAGGCCGGCGAGTTGGAGCAGGATGTGATCGCCGTATTGCGTTTCCAGGGCCCTGCAGCCAACGGTATGCCGGAGCTGCACAAGCTCACGCCCTATCTGGGGGTGCTGCAGGATCGTGGCTTCAGGGTGGCACTGGTTACCGACGGGCGCATGTCCGGCGCCTCTGGCAAGGTGCCGGCCGTCATCCACCTGTATCCCGAGGCGGCACGGGGTGGTGCTCTGGCGTACCTTCAGGACGGAGACCGGCTGCGTCTGGACGCGGCGGAGGGCACGCTTACCCTGGTGAACCCGCATGTGCTGGACGGGCGCGTGCCCGTTGTTGCACGCGAGCCAGTCAAGCGGGGCATGGGACGCGAATTGTTCGGCTTCATGCGCCAGTCGTTGAGTGTGGCGGAGCAGGGCGCGAGCAGCTTCACCAGCAGTCTGGCGGAGGAGGACAATGTCCGATCCGATTACTGA
- the pgl gene encoding 6-phosphogluconolactonase: protein MSDPITEKAAARHIRTYNAESVDEQAVQMADYVLAELSRALQERGRASLAVSGGRSPAQFFRKLDESDLDWSRVTLTLADERWVPPEDAQSNAGLVRRCMPRVFAEARWIPLYRGAAPDADAAAVSEDIDSVLPLDVLVLGVGPDGHTASLFPGEPDLKAALQDDAAVLCIAVPPKGERLPRLTMTGAVLGNARVRLLQVNGADKRRVVAHAFETDPQEMPIAAFLAQPLTIFYAPDLKEPHEPG, encoded by the coding sequence ATGTCCGATCCGATTACTGAGAAGGCGGCGGCCCGCCACATCCGAACGTACAATGCCGAGTCCGTCGACGAGCAGGCAGTGCAAATGGCTGATTACGTGCTGGCCGAATTGAGCCGGGCGCTGCAGGAGCGGGGTCGGGCGAGCCTGGCCGTATCCGGCGGCCGCAGCCCTGCCCAGTTTTTCAGAAAGCTCGATGAGTCCGACCTGGACTGGAGTCGTGTCACCCTGACCCTCGCAGATGAACGCTGGGTGCCTCCCGAAGACGCCCAGAGCAATGCCGGCCTGGTCAGGCGCTGCATGCCCAGAGTGTTCGCCGAGGCGCGCTGGATTCCGCTGTACCGCGGCGCTGCGCCAGATGCCGACGCCGCGGCGGTGAGCGAAGACATTGACAGCGTGTTGCCCCTGGACGTGCTGGTGCTCGGGGTCGGCCCTGACGGCCATACAGCGTCGTTGTTCCCGGGCGAGCCCGATCTGAAAGCGGCTCTGCAGGACGATGCAGCGGTTCTGTGCATTGCAGTGCCACCCAAGGGCGAACGCCTGCCCAGGCTGACCATGACCGGTGCGGTGCTCGGGAACGCCCGTGTGCGCCTGCTGCAGGTCAACGGTGCGGACAAGCGTCGGGTAGTCGCCCACGCCTTCGAAACGGATCCGCAAGAGATGCCGATAGCGGCGTTTCTCGCGCAGCCGCTGACCATCTTCTACGCCCCTGACCTCAAGGAACCCCATGAGCCTGGCTGA
- the eda gene encoding bifunctional 4-hydroxy-2-oxoglutarate aldolase/2-dehydro-3-deoxy-phosphogluconate aldolase yields the protein MSLADNIETLDRIFASAPVLPVISLRRAEDALALADALEAGGVTTLEITLRTSHALGAIAQLRRERPHLCVGAGTILDGRQYQLALDAGAQFVVTPGCTEELLTLGLDSPVPLLPGVATASEILQGYRFGYRRFKLYPAEVCGGIAALNSFAGPFAGIRFCPTGGVARNKVPAYLALENVMGVGGTWMAPTDLIAQQDWAGITRVCRESMAEAVAARSA from the coding sequence ATGAGCCTGGCTGACAATATCGAGACACTGGATCGGATCTTCGCATCCGCACCCGTACTGCCCGTGATCAGCCTGCGTCGCGCCGAGGATGCGCTGGCCCTGGCCGATGCGCTGGAGGCGGGCGGCGTGACCACGCTGGAAATTACCTTGCGCACATCGCATGCGCTGGGTGCGATTGCTCAGCTGCGCCGCGAACGGCCGCATCTGTGCGTTGGTGCCGGCACCATTCTCGATGGGCGACAGTATCAGCTGGCCCTCGATGCCGGTGCCCAGTTCGTGGTGACACCCGGCTGCACCGAAGAACTGCTCACGTTGGGGCTGGACAGTCCCGTGCCGCTGTTGCCGGGGGTTGCGACGGCGTCCGAAATCCTCCAGGGCTACCGCTTCGGCTATCGACGCTTCAAGTTGTACCCGGCAGAGGTGTGCGGTGGTATTGCAGCGTTGAACTCCTTCGCCGGTCCGTTCGCCGGGATTCGGTTCTGCCCCACGGGGGGTGTGGCAAGAAACAAGGTCCCCGCGTACCTTGCGCTGGAAAATGTCATGGGTGTCGGCGGGACCTGGATGGCGCCCACCGACCTGATCGCCCAGCAGGACTGGGCGGGTATCACCCGGGTATGCCGCGAGTCCATGGCCGAGGCCGTGGCAGCCCGGTCCGCCTAG
- a CDS encoding universal stress protein, whose product MDFQHILVVIDPTTPEEAQPSLIRAEELGMLYPQAAVTLFICDYNSALDGGRLFATPGLEKARTSLIDSHLRYLDKLAAPMRERGITVKTRAVWGKRLDRNILHAVSETGADLVLKTTHHHNPIKRLLLTNTDWQLIRHCEAPLWLVKRADRSIKAICAGVDPLHEADKPAALDRKLVAVAQALGATTQAQVHTAHCYSPLPRTLVYDASVIADYDGYAEEVRKRHASAFEEFGSKLDLPAERRHLLQGYAEEVIPEFVEEQHIDLLVMGAVSRSRLDAALVGHTAERLLDDVPCDVLVVKPDGFVDPSKP is encoded by the coding sequence ATGGATTTTCAGCACATTCTGGTAGTTATAGACCCCACCACGCCCGAGGAAGCCCAGCCCTCGCTCATCCGCGCGGAAGAACTCGGCATGCTCTACCCGCAGGCGGCTGTGACGCTGTTCATCTGCGACTACAACTCTGCGCTCGACGGCGGCAGGCTGTTCGCCACCCCCGGGCTGGAGAAGGCGCGCACCTCACTGATCGACAGCCACCTGCGGTATCTGGACAAACTGGCGGCACCCATGCGCGAGCGCGGAATCACTGTGAAAACCCGGGCGGTCTGGGGCAAACGGCTGGACCGCAACATCCTGCACGCGGTATCGGAAACCGGGGCGGATCTGGTTCTCAAGACAACGCACCACCACAACCCGATCAAACGGCTGCTGCTGACCAATACCGACTGGCAGTTGATCCGGCATTGCGAAGCGCCGCTGTGGCTGGTCAAGCGCGCTGACCGCAGCATTAAAGCGATCTGCGCAGGGGTCGACCCGCTGCACGAAGCGGATAAGCCGGCCGCGCTGGACCGCAAGCTGGTCGCAGTGGCCCAGGCGCTCGGCGCCACGACGCAGGCGCAGGTGCACACCGCGCACTGCTACAGCCCGCTACCCCGCACTCTGGTCTACGACGCCAGCGTCATAGCCGACTACGACGGCTACGCCGAGGAGGTGCGCAAGCGCCACGCATCGGCGTTCGAAGAGTTCGGCAGCAAGCTTGATCTGCCTGCGGAGCGTCGTCATTTGTTGCAGGGCTATGCCGAGGAAGTGATACCCGAGTTCGTCGAAGAGCAGCACATCGACCTGCTGGTGATGGGGGCCGTGTCGCGCTCGAGACTCGACGCTGCGCTGGTCGGCCACACGGCCGAACGCCTGCTGGACGATGTTCCCTGCGATGTCCTGGTGGTCAAGCCGGACGGTTTCGTCGATCCGAGCAAGCCCTAG
- a CDS encoding DUF4124 domain-containing protein, whose amino-acid sequence MFRWVSCFSLLLVIAPLHAQIYRWTDAQGRVHFSERPVQGAEQIEVDPQVIERDAQVRQREQNLRRIMDVRSEERAAEQLKLNEQRNRQRAQCDDLRRQLAQFDKRMFWYDEDANGKRIEVDRKRVEARKAQLTTLVQERC is encoded by the coding sequence ATGTTTCGATGGGTCTCATGTTTCAGCCTGTTGCTGGTCATTGCTCCGCTGCATGCGCAGATTTATCGCTGGACCGATGCGCAGGGACGGGTGCACTTCAGTGAGCGCCCGGTACAGGGAGCCGAGCAGATCGAGGTTGATCCTCAGGTAATTGAACGCGACGCGCAGGTTCGCCAGCGCGAGCAGAATCTCCGCCGCATCATGGACGTACGCAGCGAGGAACGGGCTGCCGAACAGCTGAAGCTGAATGAGCAGCGTAACCGCCAGCGCGCCCAGTGCGATGACCTCCGTCGTCAGCTGGCGCAGTTCGACAAGCGTATGTTCTGGTATGACGAAGATGCCAACGGAAAACGGATCGAAGTCGACCGCAAGCGAGTCGAGGCGCGCAAGGCCCAGCTGACCACACTGGTCCAGGAGCGTTGTTGA
- a CDS encoding PilZ domain-containing protein, which yields MRSLPSSGSSGNGEQRQIARQELSAYLQLYNAYSGQPMGFIGNISPLGMMMISSIPVMVEAVFDMQIRLPAQTGETETLNFKARSHWCRPDLTPGHFDTGFSIVSNQQAFAGIARLLEHYFRFQPTDDA from the coding sequence ATGCGATCCCTGCCGTCCTCCGGTTCCTCCGGAAATGGCGAACAGAGACAGATAGCGCGGCAGGAGTTGAGCGCGTATCTGCAGTTGTACAATGCATACAGCGGACAGCCGATGGGATTCATCGGCAACATATCTCCGCTCGGGATGATGATGATCAGCTCCATTCCGGTGATGGTCGAGGCGGTCTTCGACATGCAGATTCGCCTTCCTGCACAGACCGGGGAGACCGAAACGCTGAATTTCAAGGCACGAAGCCACTGGTGCCGCCCGGATCTTACGCCCGGTCATTTCGATACCGGTTTCAGCATCGTGTCCAATCAGCAGGCCTTCGCCGGAATCGCTCGCCTGCTTGAGCATTACTTCCGCTTCCAGCCCACCGATGATGCCTGA
- the sbcB gene encoding exodeoxyribonuclease I produces MDKSIFWYDFESTGIDPRCDRPLQVAGVRTNEQLEEIGEPLCIDCRLAEDTLPAPMACLVTGIGPQRMMRGLPEAQFIRLLHDQMAAPGTCSAGYNNLRFDDEMTRFSLYRNFYNPYAREWQGGNSRWDLLDALRTAHALRPEGITWPEQDGLTSLRLELLTAANGIAHGQAHDALADVRATIAMARLLRTAQPRLYEYLYSLRSKQRVCQLIDLQRVRPLVHVSGRFGRERKGLAVVLPLGWHPSNRNALIVWDLDCDPGLLTDLSPEDIRARLYTRREDLPEGQERPGLKLVHINKCPVLADVNVLREQDIERLELDMPRLRANADTLATWRAAGQAHLASIFANDAAPARQQTDDCDTQLYEGFVSDADNRLLPAIREADGRSLIAEQWPLKDQRLADLLVRYRARNFPESLSAEEQARWTLFCRDRLEGTRYGAPITLEAFHLEIARLLPTVEGPQKKLLEDWKNYADSLARKLGATLTAAQ; encoded by the coding sequence ATGGACAAGAGCATCTTCTGGTACGACTTCGAATCCACGGGGATCGACCCGCGCTGCGATCGGCCGCTGCAGGTCGCGGGGGTGCGTACCAACGAACAGCTCGAGGAAATTGGTGAGCCGCTGTGCATCGACTGTCGGTTGGCCGAGGATACATTGCCAGCTCCCATGGCCTGTCTGGTCACCGGCATTGGCCCGCAGCGGATGATGCGTGGGCTGCCGGAAGCCCAATTCATCCGTCTGTTGCATGACCAGATGGCCGCGCCCGGAACCTGCTCCGCCGGTTACAACAATCTGCGTTTCGACGACGAGATGACCCGCTTCTCGCTGTACCGAAACTTCTACAATCCCTACGCACGCGAGTGGCAGGGCGGGAACAGTCGTTGGGATCTGCTCGATGCCTTGCGTACCGCTCACGCGCTCAGACCTGAAGGGATCACCTGGCCCGAGCAGGACGGGTTGACCAGTCTGCGCCTGGAGCTGCTGACCGCGGCCAACGGCATAGCCCACGGTCAGGCACACGATGCGCTGGCCGACGTCCGGGCCACGATCGCCATGGCCAGGCTGCTGCGCACGGCCCAGCCGCGTCTGTACGAGTATCTGTATTCGCTGCGCAGCAAGCAGAGAGTTTGCCAGCTGATCGATCTGCAGCGTGTCCGGCCGCTTGTTCACGTTTCCGGTCGCTTCGGCCGCGAGCGCAAGGGTCTGGCGGTCGTGCTGCCGCTTGGCTGGCACCCGAGCAACCGCAACGCCCTGATCGTCTGGGACCTCGATTGCGATCCCGGTCTGCTCACCGACCTCTCGCCGGAGGACATCCGCGCGCGGTTGTATACTCGCCGAGAAGACCTGCCCGAAGGACAGGAGCGCCCCGGTCTGAAGCTAGTGCACATCAACAAGTGCCCCGTGCTGGCAGATGTGAATGTCCTGCGCGAGCAGGACATCGAACGGCTGGAGCTGGATATGCCTCGATTGCGAGCAAACGCCGACACGCTGGCGACCTGGCGGGCAGCGGGTCAGGCGCACCTCGCATCAATCTTTGCCAATGATGCGGCTCCTGCCAGGCAGCAGACGGATGACTGCGACACGCAACTGTACGAAGGGTTTGTCAGCGATGCCGATAATCGATTGCTGCCGGCGATTCGTGAGGCGGACGGCCGGAGCCTGATCGCCGAACAGTGGCCGCTGAAAGATCAGCGTCTGGCTGATCTGCTGGTGCGTTACCGTGCGCGCAACTTTCCGGAGTCCCTGAGTGCCGAGGAGCAGGCTCGATGGACGCTGTTTTGCCGCGATCGGCTGGAGGGTACGCGATATGGTGCGCCAATAACCCTTGAAGCGTTTCATCTGGAGATCGCTCGGCTGCTACCGACAGTGGAAGGCCCGCAGAAGAAACTGCTCGAAGACTGGAAAAACTACGCCGATAGCCTCGCCCGGAAACTCGGAGCGACTCTTACGGCAGCCCAATAA
- a CDS encoding histone-like nucleoid-structuring protein, MvaT/MvaU family, translating to MSMLQEYRQIEERIRELSQRLESLSNDEKLKKEIEFEKQLRDLMAQYGKSPREVAAILEPENKASAKAPRTAGGKRARKVKQYKNPNTGEVIETKGGNHKTLKAWKEQYGAEKVESWMSIVG from the coding sequence ATGTCAATGTTGCAGGAATACCGTCAGATCGAAGAACGCATTCGTGAACTTTCCCAGCGCCTCGAGTCGCTCTCCAACGACGAGAAACTGAAGAAGGAAATCGAGTTCGAGAAGCAGCTTCGCGACCTGATGGCGCAATACGGGAAAAGCCCGCGTGAAGTCGCCGCGATTCTCGAACCGGAAAACAAGGCTTCGGCCAAGGCACCCCGTACTGCAGGCGGAAAGCGTGCTCGCAAGGTCAAGCAGTACAAGAATCCGAATACGGGTGAAGTCATCGAAACCAAGGGTGGCAACCACAAGACCTTGAAAGCGTGGAAAGAGCAGTACGGCGCTGAAAAGGTTGAATCCTGGATGTCGATCGTCGGCTGA
- the purU gene encoding formyltetrahydrofolate deformylase — protein MRTFRLVIACPDRVGIVAKVSNVLAAYNGWITEANHHSDNLSGWFFMRHEIRADSLPFDADGLRTAFAPIAAEFAMDWRVSDSAERKKVVLMASRESHCLADLLHRWHSGELDCDITSVISNHDDLRSMVEWHGIAFHHVPVDPQNKAPAFAEVTRLIEVQQADCIVLARYMQILPPELCQRYASRVINIHHSFLPSFVGARPYHQAAQRGVKLIGATCHYVTEELDAGPIIEQDVVRITHRHNADDMVRLGKDVEKMVLSRGLRYHLEDRVLVHDNKTVVFS, from the coding sequence ATGCGCACTTTTCGTCTGGTAATTGCCTGTCCTGACAGGGTCGGCATTGTTGCGAAAGTCAGTAATGTATTGGCAGCCTACAACGGCTGGATTACCGAGGCGAACCACCACTCGGACAATCTTTCCGGCTGGTTCTTCATGCGTCATGAAATTCGCGCGGACTCATTACCTTTTGATGCAGATGGCCTGCGCACGGCGTTTGCCCCGATTGCCGCCGAATTCGCCATGGACTGGCGTGTCAGTGATTCTGCCGAGCGCAAGAAAGTTGTGTTGATGGCCAGTCGCGAATCACATTGTCTCGCTGATCTGCTGCATCGGTGGCACAGCGGGGAACTTGATTGCGATATCACCAGTGTCATATCCAACCACGACGATCTGCGCAGTATGGTCGAGTGGCACGGTATCGCTTTTCATCATGTTCCGGTCGATCCGCAAAACAAGGCCCCTGCCTTTGCTGAAGTGACGCGCCTGATCGAAGTTCAGCAGGCCGACTGCATCGTGCTGGCGCGCTACATGCAAATACTGCCGCCAGAACTCTGCCAGCGATACGCCAGCCGTGTGATCAACATTCATCATAGTTTTCTGCCGTCGTTCGTCGGTGCCCGCCCATACCACCAGGCAGCGCAGCGCGGCGTTAAACTGATCGGCGCGACCTGCCATTATGTGACCGAAGAACTGGATGCCGGTCCGATTATCGAGCAGGACGTGGTTCGCATTACTCACCGACATAACGCGGATGACATGGTTCGACTCGGGAAGGACGTCGAAAAAATGGTGCTTTCCCGCGGTTTGCGCTATCACTTGGAGGACAGGGTTCTGGTTCACGACAACAAGACGGTTGTCTTCAGCTAG